The genomic segment CGGCGGCCTGACGCTGCTCAACCGCAAGCGGCTCGAACTCGCGCGGGCGCTGGCCACGCGGCCGAAGCTGCTGCTGCTGGACGAGATCGCCGGCGGCCTGACCGAACCCGAAGCGCAGGAACTCGTGGCGGAACTGCGGCGCATCAAGGCGCGCGGGCTGACGATGGTGTGGATCGAGCACGTGGTGCATGCGCTGCTCTCGATCGCCGATCGCCTGTTCGTCATCGACTTCGGCCGCAAGCTGGCCGAGGGCCCTCCGCAGGCGGTGATGGCCGATCCGCAGGTGCGCCGTGTCTACATGGGCCTGGAGGCCGCATGAGCACCGTGCTGTCCACCCACGGGCTGAAAGCCTTCTACGGCGATGCGCAGGCGCTGTTCGGCATCGACTTCCACATCGACCGCGGCGAGCTGGTGGCCATCATCGGCGCCAACGGGGCGGGGAAGTCGACCTTCCTGAAGGCGCTGACCGGGCTGGTGAAGGTGCCCGCGGAGATGGTGCGCTACCAGGGCGAGCCGATCGGCGGCCGGGCGCCCGGCGAGATCGTGCGGCGCGGTGTCGCGCTCGTGCCCGAAGGCCGGCGTCTCTTTCCGAGCCTCTCCGTCGAGGAGAACCTCCTGATGGGCGCCGCCGCCGGGCGCCGCGGGCCCTGGCACCTGGCGCGGCTCTACAAGCTGTTCCCCATCCTTCTGGAGAAGCGACGCCAACCCGCCACTTCGCTGTCCGGCGGCCAGCAGCAGATGGTGGCGATCGGCCGCGCGCTCATGAGCAACCCCGACCTGCTGCTGTGCGACGAGTTGTCGCTCGGCCTCGCGCCCGTCGTCATCCGCGAGATCTACCGGGCGATGCCCGAGATCACCGGCGAAGGGATGACGGTGGTGATCGTGGAGCAGGACGTGGACATGGCGCGGCAGGTGTCGCGCCGCCTGTACTGCTTCCAGGAAGGACGCGTCGCGCTCACGGGCGCATCCGGCGGCCTCAC from the Ramlibacter henchirensis genome contains:
- a CDS encoding ABC transporter ATP-binding protein: MSTVLSTHGLKAFYGDAQALFGIDFHIDRGELVAIIGANGAGKSTFLKALTGLVKVPAEMVRYQGEPIGGRAPGEIVRRGVALVPEGRRLFPSLSVEENLLMGAAAGRRGPWHLARLYKLFPILLEKRRQPATSLSGGQQQMVAIGRALMSNPDLLLCDELSLGLAPVVIREIYRAMPEITGEGMTVVIVEQDVDMARQVSRRLYCFQEGRVALTGASGGLTREQIARAYFGT